The DNA sequence ATCTCGATCTGAGCCATCGTAGTAAATTAGAGAAGGATAGGTCTCAAGAAAAGCTTGAGCATGCCCTCCAGCTCCTAAAGTCACATCTCGAAAAGTATGTGGAGGACGCTCAGCAAATAAAGATACACATTCATCAACTAATACTGGAATATGTGCAGGTTGGGACATGCTTGTTTCCTAAACTCTTGCCATGAAGAAAGGGAAAATATACATCATTATATAGAAAGAAGAAAGTCTTCCCTTCACTTAACATTTTTAGATTGACCACCCCTGAGTGACAAGATCAATTTCAAGAAAAAAGCTTTTGGATAGTAGAATGTTTCTTTAGAATCCCTCAAATAAATAGAAAGATCCTTTCTCCCCATCAAGACTATTGACTTTTTCCTAGGTCGTACTATCATCTAGAGAGAGACGGTTTTTAAGGCTTTACGATGGTAGAAATTTTCAATTATAGCACTTCTATATATGAGCAGCATGCTTCTAATAACAAAATAGTCAGTGACTTTCGTAAAGAAATTCAAATGGAGGGCATATCAATTCGTGATGTTGCCAAGCATGCTCAAATTTTGGATATGAATCCGAAACCCTCTGCCTTAACTTCTCTTTTACAAACGAATCATAAGTCTCATTGGGCATGTTTTGCCCCCCCAAATAATTTTTATAAACAGCGTTTCTCAACTCCCTATCTTGTTCCTTCTTTAGGATCTCCTGATCAACAAGATGAAGATATAGAAAAAATTTCGTCATTCTTAAAAGTTTTGACTCGGGGGAAATTTTCTTATCGCAGTCAAGTTACCCCATTTTTATGCTATAAAGAACAAGACAGAGATCATGATAAAAACGAAGACGAAGACGAACATGAAGATCCCAAAGTTCAACAAGGAAAGGTTCTCTTAAAAGCCTTAGACCTCGGTATCAAATCTACAAATGTTATGATAGACTATGTCATCTCTCGTATTTTTCAATTTGTTCAAGGCTAATTTATGTTGGATAATGAATGGAAAGCAATTTTGGGTTGGGGGGATGACGAGTTAGAAGAACTCAGAATTTCAGGCTACTCCTTTCTTCGCCAAGGCCATTACTCTAAGGCAATTCTTTTTTTTGAAGCTTTGGTTATCCTAGATCCCTTAAGTATTTATGATCACCAAACTCTTGGAGGTCTCTATCTCCAAATTGGAGAAAACAATCGAGCGTTAGCTATCCTAGACCAAGCCC is a window from the Chlamydia serpentis genome containing:
- a CDS encoding type III secretion chaperone; the encoded protein is MLDNEWKAILGWGDDELEELRISGYSFLRQGHYSKAILFFEALVILDPLSIYDHQTLGGLYLQIGENNRALAILDQALRMQGDHLPTLLNKTKALFCLGRIEEASAIATYLSSCPIPAIANDADALLMSYSKTIKKDPAFTR
- a CDS encoding DUF5399 family protein — its product is MVEIFNYSTSIYEQHASNNKIVSDFRKEIQMEGISIRDVAKHAQILDMNPKPSALTSLLQTNHKSHWACFAPPNNFYKQRFSTPYLVPSLGSPDQQDEDIEKISSFLKVLTRGKFSYRSQVTPFLCYKEQDRDHDKNEDEDEHEDPKVQQGKVLLKALDLGIKSTNVMIDYVISRIFQFVQG